AAACAACCCAAAACGCGTGGTTTTTGCAGAAGCAGACAACTACAAGACATTGCGTGCTGCACAGATCGTACAAGAAGAAGGAATCGCAATTCCTATCCTATTGGGCGACGAGGAACGTATTCAACATATTATCCAAGAATATGCTTTCGAATTGGAAGGCACGCAGATCATTGATCCTAGCAAACAAACTAAAACAGATACGTTTAAGCAATTTGTGGATCACCTATACACGAAACGCCAGCGCCGCGGAATCAGCCGTTTAGAAGCGGAGAAATTGATGCGTGGTAACCGCAACTATTATGCTGCTTCGATGGTAGAGTTTGGTCTCGCAGATACGTTTATCTCTGGTCTCACACGCACATATCCTACTACTATCCGACCTGCGTTACAGGTTATTGGAGCGAAACCAGGTAGTCGTGTAGCGGGGATGTACATGATGTTGACGAAAAAAGGGCCTATCTTTTTGGCCGATACCACGGTCAATGAAGATCCGTGTGCAGAAGATTTAGCAGAGATTACCATCTTGGTGAACAATGCGGTAAAAGAACGCTTCAATATTACACCACGTATCGCGATGCTATCTTATTCCAACTTTGGATCGACCGAAGGCCGCGTAGCAAACAAGGTACGCGAAGCAGTAAAAATATTGCATGACAGAGCGCCTGAAATCATTGTGGATGGTGATTTGCAAGCAAACTTCGCCTTGAATAAAGATATGCTAAATGCGAACTTTCCATTCAGCAAGTTAAATGGTGAAGCAGCAAACACCTTGATATTCCCGAATCTCGAGTCTGGTAATATTGCGTACAAATTATTGCAAGAAGTGGGTGATGCAGAAGCCGTGGGCCCCATCTTATTGGGTATGAACAAGCCGGTGCATGTATTGCAATTAGATAGCTCGGTTCGCGAGATTGTCAACATGGTAAAGATTGCTGTTGTAGACGCTCAGTCCAGAGAAAACTAAGTAAACCTAACAAAAAAATATGTACGAGTACCTCGACGGACAACTGGTATTTAAATCCCCTACCCACGTCATCATTGACGTGGGTGGCGTGGGTTACCACGTTCACATCTCTTTGACCACGTTTACCCAGGTAAAAGAGGTCGAACGCTGTAAGCTATTTATTTCATTTCAGGTACGGGAAGATTCGCAAACTATGTATGGCTTTGCAACAGAAAGTGAGCGTCACCTATTCAACCATTTGATCTCTGTCTCTGGGATTGGGCCAAATACGGGTCGCATGATGCTTTCGTCCATCACTCCAGAGGAGATACAGCAAGCTATCGTACAAGGACAAGTAGCCGTGATCCAACGGATCAAAGGCATTGGCCCTAAAACCGCGCAACGCGTTATTCTTGAATTACAGGATAAGCTCAAAAAAGAAGGACCAAATGCGCTATTGCTGGATCATATCCCAAGCCAGTCAGCACACGAAGAGGCTACCTCTGCTTTGGTTATGTTGGGATTCCCAAAACAGCAAGTGGAAAAAGTCATGCAACAAGTCTTGTTGGGTTCCGAAGATCATTCGGTAGAAAGCTTGATCAAGGCGGCCTTGAAAAAACTGTAATCCAACCACTTCTTTTATAATCATTAACGAAGCATGCTGATATGGCAGAAGATTTAATACGAGCAAAAGGCACTAAAGAAGAGCAGTACCAAGCGTTGATTCCACAGATCAAAGCACTGATCGAATATGAACAGGATTTTATTGCCAATATGGCGAATCTGGCAGCCGCTTTAAAAGAGCAGTTTGACTTTTTCTGGGTAGGTTTTTACTTGGTAAAGAACGAAGAATTGGTATTAGCTCCATTTCAAGGACCGGTAGCCTGCACACGAATTGCATATAATCGGGGTGTTTGTGGCACATCCTGGGCACGTCAGGAAACGTTAATTGTTCCCGATGTGGAAGCCTTTCCAGGGCATATCGCTTGCAGCTCGCTTTCCCGTTCCGAGATCGTCCTTCCTATGATGTACGAAGGTAGGTGTGTTGGCGTTTTGGATGTAGACAGCGCAGAGCTAGATAGCTTTGATGCCATCGATGCACAGTATTTACAGGAAATGATAGATATTTTAATGGCAGCGTCAAAGCTTTAATCTGCCGACACGTCCCACACCTTAATAGTCTTATCGTCACCAGCAGTATACACCCTCTGCTCATGCCAAAGGATGGTGTTTATGGATAGCTTATGGCTATCATAGCCTCGATCTACACTAATATTCTTCAGTAAGGTCAAGGTTTTAGGATCCCAAATTTTCCATGTTTTATCGCGACTCGCTGTCGCAATCTGCGATTGATCGGCATTACTCACAATGCCATATACCGTAAACATATGTGGCGTTATTTCGTGCTGCACGGCAAAATCGGGTGTAGCTATTTGATACAGCTTAGCATCTCTGCCACCAGAAAGAAGTTGTTTGCCTACTAAACATAAACTCGTGACGGGCATCGTATGTACTAAAGCCTGCTGCATAGGTTCGTAATCCGCCAAACTATATTGATAAATGGCACCCGCTTTATCGCCAAAATATACAGTAGAAGCCACGCTGTCTAGCGCGATGGTACGCACCGTATCTTTAGACACGCGAAAGCGATACAAAAGCTTAAAATGAATGGTATCGTATACGTAGGCAACTCCTTCCTCACCGATCGCAATAAGCTCTGATTTCTCCGGTATAGCTTGCAAGGCAAATACAGCACCAGATTCGGTTTTCATCTTAGCCACCAATTTTTGCTGCACATAATCAACGATCATGACCTCACCAGATCGCAGGCCAATAGCCAGCAAATCGGTGTTAGGGATGTGGTGAAGCGCATAGACGGAATGTGTTACCGCACAAAGAATCCGCCTGAACTGCATGGTATGCAAGTCCCACTCTACCACACCCTTGTCATTACCTCCAGAAAACAAGGTGTTACTAGCACCTATGGCTAAGGTAAAAATAGGATTTTGGTGACCACTTAGCGTATGAAGTAAAGAGACATCTGGCATAGACACAAAGATACGAGTTCGATTGCCAGAAAAACAATTTCAGGCCATTAGGTGTACTATTCTTGACCGTACTACGATAATACGTGTCCTTTAAAGTATTCCCGTTATGAAAAAAGTTTCGTTGGTTATTATTATTGGTTTTAGTGTACTCGCTGTAGTCGCTTTATACTTCTTTCTAACTGAACAAATAGGTATTAAAGCTTTCTTATTTAATATGCTAATATGTGCTATTGGAATCGTGGCGCAGGTTTTCACCATGCGCCGCCGAAAAAAGAATATTATGCACTAATACCGATTATTGATGGCGCGTAGCAAGGTTTGCAGCAATCTCTCGCAACCCTAAACCCTTTTCCTTCAAAAGCAAAATAAGGTGAAACATTAAGTCCGATGATTCATTGATAAAGTCGTGTTCCGTCTCTGCTAAAGCGGCAATTACCGTTTCCACCGCTTCTTCTCCAACTTTCTGAGCAATCTTATTCAATCCTTTCTGACGTAGACTGTTCACATACGATCCTTCGGAAGGCATATCTATTCGTTGCTGGATCACCCGTTCCAATTCAAATAGGAAGTTTTGGTTATGATCAGTATTAAAGCAACTCCGGCTACCGGTATGGCAGGTAGGACCGAGCGGTAGCGCTTTGATCAAAATGGTATCCTGATCACAATCTATATGTAGATCTTTTACTTCTAAATAATGACCACTTTCTTCACCCTTTGTCCAAAGACGTTGTTTACTGCGGGAATAGAATGTAACGCGGCGCTCTTTTTGGGTTTTCTCCAAAGCCTCGTCATTCATATACCCCAACATCAATACCTCCAACGTTTGTGCATCTTGCACAATCACTGGAACCAAACCATCTCCTTTTGAAAAATCTACCTTATGCATAACCCGATATCCGATTTTTATCTTCTTACCACAATGTGGTTGTTTTTTAGTGTCTCTTTTAAGTCTGGAATCAATATTTCTCCGTAGTGAAATACCGATGCCGCCAAAGCAGCGTCTACTCCGCTGTCTTTAAATACATCTACAAAATGTTGCTCAGTCCCGGCGCCGCCCGATGCAATTAATGGAATATTAATCGCTGCATTAATCTTCGACAGCAAAGATACGTCGAATCCATTTTTTGTGCCATCATGATCCATGGAAGTTAATAAAATCTCTCCTGCTCCGCGACTTTCTGCTTCCTTGATCCAATCTTCCGTAATAATATCAGTCAATTCGCGCCCCCCGCGCAAGTGTACGAAGTTCTGTGTGGCCACGAAACGCGTATCCACCGCAACAACCACAAATTGGCTACCGAAAGATTTAGCCAATTCGTCTATCAAGGTTGGATTTCTGACCGCAGCAGAATTGATGGATATTTTATCAGCACCCGCTGCCAATAAAGCATCAGCATCTTTCAACTCATTAATCCCCCCACCAATCGTAAAAGGAATATTGACCTGCCTGGCGACAGATTTCACTAAATCAATCGTTGTTTTACGGCCTTCGTGTGTGGCGGTAATATCAAGAAATACCAATTCATCTGCTCCCTGCTGTGAATATTGCCAGGCCAACTCGACCGGATCTCCGGCGTCGCGCAGGTCTACAAAGTTAACGCCTTTGACCGTGCGCCCGTCTTTCACGTCCAGACAGGGAATGATCCGCTTTGCTAACATACTAGAATTTGATCAACGCTTTTAAGTTCCAATCTTTGATCTCATCAATAGAGATACGATTTTCGTAAATGGCTTTTCCAACGACCACCGATTCAATCTGTTCCAAATCTTGTAACGCTTGTATATCCGCCATGGAGCTGATTCCGCCCGAGGCGATCAACTTAATAATCGGGGAATGATCCAATAGCTTCTTGTATAATTCTACACCAGCTCCACCCAACTTGCCATCTTTACTAATATCAGTACACAAAAAGCGGTAAAAGCCTAAAGAAAGACACTTATCAATGTACTCAATTAATTTGATCGGCGAACTTTCCAACCAACCCGAGTACTTAATCACTTCGTCCAGTACATCAATAGCGACCACAATGTGATCCGCATATTTCACACGCCCTTCGTTCAATGCACTAAGCTCTTCCAGAAAAGTTGGATTCGTAATTGCCTGCGTACCTACGATAACGCGATATACGCCCGCATCTACCAATTCTTTGACCTTATCAATACTACGTACACCTCCGCCATATTGCACCTTCATGTCCGTTTTTTTCAATACCTCAAATAGATATTGCTGATTCGAGAAATCGCCTTTTGCACCATTCAAGTCAATGATATGTACGATCTCAGTACCATTAGCATGATAGTTAGCAATCTGTTCTTCTAGCGAGATCTCATAATGAGTAACATCATCATAGTTTCCTTCGCGAAGGCGAACTACTTTTTTGTCTAAAACGTCAATAGCGGGTATGATATACATAGTAAAATCAATCAATATTAAAAATCAGTTTATTGTGTAAAAATAGTGAATAATCAGTAACGGTGTACGCAAAGCTCCGAATCATCAGAAAACATGCGCAATAAGGTTATTTAAAGGTTTGCAAAGTTCACCAGCAGTTGCTCGCCAGCGGAACCAGATTTCTCCGGATGAAACTGTACCCCATAGAAATTATCTTTATGAATGCTCGCCGAGAAGTCGACACCATAATTTGTAGATGCCGCCGTATACTCCTGTTGAAACTCAATAAAAAAAGAATGTACAAAGTAGAAATACGATGCATCTGGTATATCGTCAAACAGACGGCAATCTTGACAAATCTGTATGGTATTCCACCCCATATGCGGTACTTTCCCAGTGATGCGCTGCTGAAAGTGCAGGGTTTGAATCGGAAATATGCCCAGCATATCTGCGGCACCTTCTTCCGAAAAACTGGTGAGCAGCTGCATGCCGACACAAATCCCCAATACCGGTTTGGTGAGCAAAAGAATGGCCTCCGCCAATCCAGAATCACGCAACTTCTGCATAGCAGCACCCGCGTGACCTACGCCTGGAATGATGATCCGCTCGTATTTATCAAAATCAGCGGGTTCATTGATCATGCCATAGGGCAGATTGCACCGCACTAATGCGGCTGTCAATGAAAATATATTTCCTGCTCCGTAATTTACAATTCCAATCATGATAGGTTGCTCATTTGCTTTGGTAATGATTACAACAAGCCTTTTGTACTCGGCAGTTGCATATTATCTGCGTCGCGTCGTACCGCCTTTTTTATCGATTTGGCAAATGCCTTAAAAATAGCCTCGATCTTATGGTGCTCATTATCGCCTTCGGCTTTGATATTGAGGTTCGTGCGAGCAGCATCGCTAAATGATTTGAAGAAGTGAAAAAACATTTCTGTTGGCATATCACCAATCTTCTCTCGCTTAAATTCCGCATCCCACACGATCCAGCTTCGACCTCCGAAATCAAGGGCCACCTGCGCCAGACAATCATCCATTGGCAACGTAAACGCATAACGCTCTATGCCGCGCTTGTCACCCAAAACCTGTGCAAAGATTTCGCCTAAAGCGATCCCGGTATCTTCTATGGTATGATGTTCATCGATATGTAGATCTCCTTTGGCACGGATGGTTAAATCCAAGGCACCATGCCGAGCGATCTGATCGAGCATATGATCAAAAAATGGTAAACCCGTATCAATATCCGACTTTCCACTACCATCAAGATTTATTGCAATGTATATATCGGTCTCATTCGTCTTTCTTTGATGAGAGGCCGTGCGTGTGCCCAATTTCAGAAACTCGTAAATATCCTTCCAGTTGGTTGTTTCCAGCGCAACCGTGTCTGCCGATATTTCTACCTTTTCTGCTTGACCAAGCGCCGTATTTCCTCCTAGCCAGATCGCCTTGGCACCCAGATTTTGCGCAAGCTTAACATCATTCACACGATCGCCGATGACAAATGAATCTGCCAAGTTGTAGTTTTCGGTATTGAAATATTCTCCCAACAAACCAACTCCTGGCTTACGCGTAATCGCATTTTCGTGCGGAAATGTGCGGTCGATATGTTCGCGAGCAAACACCACGTCTTCGCCGGCAAATGTTTCCATCACGAATTGATGCACCGGCCAAAATTGATCTTCCGGATGAGAATCTGTGCCTAATCCATCTTGGTTGGTGACCAAGACGAGTTCAAAGTCCAATTCCTGGGCAATTTTCGGCAAATACTGCAGTGCTCCTGGGTAAAATTTCAACTTCGAAAACGAATCAATCTGTTCGTCTTCCGGCTCCAGTATCAAGGTGCCGTCACGGTCGATAAATAAGACTCGCTTCAATAAATCTGACATATCGTATTAGGTATAGAATTCTTTAATTTGGGATAGCAACGTTTGATTTTCTGCGGGTGTACCAACGGTCATCCGCAGGGCACCTTCACATAAAGTAACGCTAGATCTGTCGCGCACAATGATGCCTTTACTCACCAAATAGTTGTACAAAGCACGTGCCTGTTGAAGACGCACCAATACAAAATTAGCATCTGATGGCGTGATATGCTCTACCTGAGGAATGAGCTGTAACTGCTCTACCAATAAGGTACGCTCGCCAACCGTTTCCCTAATCCATTCATTCACCGTATCAATACGCTCCAATGCTTCGAGCGCGTAGCTCTGTGTTGCTTGGTTAATATTATAAGGTGGTTTTATTTTATTAAAAACCTGAATGATCTCTTGGCTGGCGAAAGCCATCCCCAGGCGTAATGCTGCTAATCCCCAGGCTTTAGAGAGCGTTTGCAAAATCACTAGATTCGGAAACTCGTGTAAGCTCGGTAAGAAGGAACTTTGCTTTGAATAATTAATATATGCTTCGTCCAATACCACAATACCGTCGAAGTTTACCAGAATCGTTTCAATATCCTGTCTTCGAATACTATTGCCCGTCGGGTTATTTGGCGAGCAGATAAAAATCATTTTGGTATGCGCGTCTATCGCTGCCGCGATGGCATCAATATCGAGTTGATAATCGGTCGTAAGATTCACTTTACGTATTGCTACATCGTTGATATGAGCAGATACCTCGTACATCCCATAGGTGGGCGGTAGCAAAATGATATTATCTAATCCTGGCCGACAGAACGCTCTAAACAATAGATCTATTGCTTCGTCGGATCCATTTCCTAAGAATATCTGGTCTACAGCAACGCCTTTAATACCGGACAATTTCTGTTTTACAGCCAGCTGTAATGGATCGGGATAGCGGTTGAATGGCTGGCTAAGCGGAGAACCGAAAGCATTTTCGTTGGCATCCAGCATAACACTGCCTTCTCCATCAAACTCATCTCTAGCGGAGGAGTAAGGATGAAGATTTTTTATGTTTTCCCTTAAAAGAAGGTCTAATTTAAATGACATTACTAATTAAATAGTGGAAAAATTATGATGTTGTAAATATGAGGAAAATATCATGAATTACGTGAACTATTTTGGCAGAAGCACGACTTGTTTAGACGACATCGTACCACTTTCCTTCAACAGAAAGTTCGCTTTGTGGGAATGCCGAACGCGCTTCATCCAACAGCAAGGTCAGCTCCTTCGTTTTGTACCTAGCCGAATAATGTCCCAATAGCAAATGCCCGACAGCAGCTTCGGCAGCGATCTCCCCTGCTTCCAGCGAGGTGGTATGGAAGGTTTCGACAGCACGATCCTTCATTTCATGTAGAAACGTGGACTCGTGGTACAAGAGGTTGGCTCCATGGATAGCCGGAAGGTAATCAGGAATGCGAACCGTATCCGAGCAATACGCATAACTTCTGGGCACTGGTGCCGGAGTAGTTAGTTCATTAGAAGGATACACCTGTCCGTCTCTATCAGTAAAATCTAAACCCCATTTAATGCCATTCAGCAAGGCTGGAGGTATCTCTAGTTTGGCTACTTTTTCCATATTCAATTTGGCCGGACGCACTCCTTCCTGAAAGCGAAAGCCCGTACAGGCGATACGATGACGTAATGGAAATGATTCTACGCGTAGCAACTTAGATTCAAAGATAACTTCCGTTTCGTCCGGATTCGTGGGATGAAAAATAAGATTGTAGCGTAGCTCCGTTTCGGAATATTTAAAGTTCAACGCCAAGATTTCTTGTAATGGCGCTGGCCCATACAAATGCAGGTCGCTTTTACGCCCCATCAAGTGCATAGAAGAGACCAAGCCGACTAGGCCAAGGTAATGATCGCCGTGCAGGTGACTGATGAAGATATGATTAATCCGGTTACTTTTGATCCCATAACGGGTGAGCTGGATCTGCGTGCCTTCACCACAGTCGATGAGATACAATTGTTCATTGTGATTGACGACCTGCGATGTGGGATGCCGCTCATAAATAGGCGTGGCGGAGCTATTACCTAGAACAAGAACAGAAAAGCGCATATTAATTATCGCCCCTCAACTCTAAGCGAATCTCATTGCCGAAGATCATATCTTTTGCCTTCTCTACATCTTTAGCTGTTTTAAAATAGGAT
This sequence is a window from Sphingobacterium sp. lm-10. Protein-coding genes within it:
- the ruvA gene encoding Holliday junction branch migration protein RuvA; this encodes MYEYLDGQLVFKSPTHVIIDVGGVGYHVHISLTTFTQVKEVERCKLFISFQVREDSQTMYGFATESERHLFNHLISVSGIGPNTGRMMLSSITPEEIQQAIVQGQVAVIQRIKGIGPKTAQRVILELQDKLKKEGPNALLLDHIPSQSAHEEATSALVMLGFPKQQVEKVMQQVLLGSEDHSVESLIKAALKKL
- a CDS encoding GAF domain-containing protein — protein: MAEDLIRAKGTKEEQYQALIPQIKALIEYEQDFIANMANLAAALKEQFDFFWVGFYLVKNEELVLAPFQGPVACTRIAYNRGVCGTSWARQETLIVPDVEAFPGHIACSSLSRSEIVLPMMYEGRCVGVLDVDSAELDSFDAIDAQYLQEMIDILMAASKL
- a CDS encoding WD40 repeat domain-containing protein, giving the protein MPDVSLLHTLSGHQNPIFTLAIGASNTLFSGGNDKGVVEWDLHTMQFRRILCAVTHSVYALHHIPNTDLLAIGLRSGEVMIVDYVQQKLVAKMKTESGAVFALQAIPEKSELIAIGEEGVAYVYDTIHFKLLYRFRVSKDTVRTIALDSVASTVYFGDKAGAIYQYSLADYEPMQQALVHTMPVTSLCLVGKQLLSGGRDAKLYQIATPDFAVQHEITPHMFTVYGIVSNADQSQIATASRDKTWKIWDPKTLTLLKNISVDRGYDSHKLSINTILWHEQRVYTAGDDKTIKVWDVSAD
- the hisIE gene encoding bifunctional phosphoribosyl-AMP cyclohydrolase/phosphoribosyl-ATP diphosphatase HisIE is translated as MHKVDFSKGDGLVPVIVQDAQTLEVLMLGYMNDEALEKTQKERRVTFYSRSKQRLWTKGEESGHYLEVKDLHIDCDQDTILIKALPLGPTCHTGSRSCFNTDHNQNFLFELERVIQQRIDMPSEGSYVNSLRQKGLNKIAQKVGEEAVETVIAALAETEHDFINESSDLMFHLILLLKEKGLGLREIAANLATRHQ
- the hisF gene encoding imidazole glycerol phosphate synthase subunit HisF, with the translated sequence MLAKRIIPCLDVKDGRTVKGVNFVDLRDAGDPVELAWQYSQQGADELVFLDITATHEGRKTTIDLVKSVARQVNIPFTIGGGINELKDADALLAAGADKISINSAAVRNPTLIDELAKSFGSQFVVVAVDTRFVATQNFVHLRGGRELTDIITEDWIKEAESRGAGEILLTSMDHDGTKNGFDVSLLSKINAAINIPLIASGGAGTEQHFVDVFKDSGVDAALAASVFHYGEILIPDLKETLKNNHIVVRR
- a CDS encoding HisA/HisF-related TIM barrel protein; the encoded protein is MYIIPAIDVLDKKVVRLREGNYDDVTHYEISLEEQIANYHANGTEIVHIIDLNGAKGDFSNQQYLFEVLKKTDMKVQYGGGVRSIDKVKELVDAGVYRVIVGTQAITNPTFLEELSALNEGRVKYADHIVVAIDVLDEVIKYSGWLESSPIKLIEYIDKCLSLGFYRFLCTDISKDGKLGGAGVELYKKLLDHSPIIKLIASGGISSMADIQALQDLEQIESVVVGKAIYENRISIDEIKDWNLKALIKF
- the hisH gene encoding imidazole glycerol phosphate synthase subunit HisH, producing MIGIVNYGAGNIFSLTAALVRCNLPYGMINEPADFDKYERIIIPGVGHAGAAMQKLRDSGLAEAILLLTKPVLGICVGMQLLTSFSEEGAADMLGIFPIQTLHFQQRITGKVPHMGWNTIQICQDCRLFDDIPDASYFYFVHSFFIEFQQEYTAASTNYGVDFSASIHKDNFYGVQFHPEKSGSAGEQLLVNFANL
- the hisB gene encoding bifunctional histidinol-phosphatase/imidazoleglycerol-phosphate dehydratase HisB — translated: MSDLLKRVLFIDRDGTLILEPEDEQIDSFSKLKFYPGALQYLPKIAQELDFELVLVTNQDGLGTDSHPEDQFWPVHQFVMETFAGEDVVFAREHIDRTFPHENAITRKPGVGLLGEYFNTENYNLADSFVIGDRVNDVKLAQNLGAKAIWLGGNTALGQAEKVEISADTVALETTNWKDIYEFLKLGTRTASHQRKTNETDIYIAINLDGSGKSDIDTGLPFFDHMLDQIARHGALDLTIRAKGDLHIDEHHTIEDTGIALGEIFAQVLGDKRGIERYAFTLPMDDCLAQVALDFGGRSWIVWDAEFKREKIGDMPTEMFFHFFKSFSDAARTNLNIKAEGDNEHHKIEAIFKAFAKSIKKAVRRDADNMQLPSTKGLL
- the hisC gene encoding histidinol-phosphate transaminase translates to MSFKLDLLLRENIKNLHPYSSARDEFDGEGSVMLDANENAFGSPLSQPFNRYPDPLQLAVKQKLSGIKGVAVDQIFLGNGSDEAIDLLFRAFCRPGLDNIILLPPTYGMYEVSAHINDVAIRKVNLTTDYQLDIDAIAAAIDAHTKMIFICSPNNPTGNSIRRQDIETILVNFDGIVVLDEAYINYSKQSSFLPSLHEFPNLVILQTLSKAWGLAALRLGMAFASQEIIQVFNKIKPPYNINQATQSYALEALERIDTVNEWIRETVGERTLLVEQLQLIPQVEHITPSDANFVLVRLQQARALYNYLVSKGIIVRDRSSVTLCEGALRMTVGTPAENQTLLSQIKEFYT
- a CDS encoding ribonuclease Z, whose product is MRFSVLVLGNSSATPIYERHPTSQVVNHNEQLYLIDCGEGTQIQLTRYGIKSNRINHIFISHLHGDHYLGLVGLVSSMHLMGRKSDLHLYGPAPLQEILALNFKYSETELRYNLIFHPTNPDETEVIFESKLLRVESFPLRHRIACTGFRFQEGVRPAKLNMEKVAKLEIPPALLNGIKWGLDFTDRDGQVYPSNELTTPAPVPRSYAYCSDTVRIPDYLPAIHGANLLYHESTFLHEMKDRAVETFHTTSLEAGEIAAEAAVGHLLLGHYSARYKTKELTLLLDEARSAFPQSELSVEGKWYDVV